The following coding sequences lie in one Streptomyces ortus genomic window:
- a CDS encoding cyclophilin-like fold protein has product MDIRLTIDGRPVNATLNDSPPARDFAELLPLTLKVEDFHQAEKIVDLPRRLSTSGVPGGAAPKAGDLGYYAPWGQLVLYYRDVPYADGIVILGHLADDGDIGRLATASKVTVDTVR; this is encoded by the coding sequence ATGGATATCCGCCTCACCATCGATGGCCGGCCCGTCAATGCCACCCTGAACGACAGCCCTCCCGCCCGCGACTTCGCCGAGCTGCTCCCGCTCACCCTGAAAGTGGAGGACTTCCATCAGGCCGAGAAGATCGTCGATCTTCCTCGTCGGCTGTCCACTTCCGGTGTCCCGGGGGGAGCCGCCCCGAAGGCCGGGGACCTCGGCTACTACGCGCCCTGGGGCCAGCTGGTCCTCTACTACCGCGACGTCCCCTACGCCGACGGCATCGTCATCCTCGGCCATCTCGCCGACGACGGTGACATCGGCCGGCTGGCCACCGCCTCCAAGGTGACCGTCGACACGGTCCGCTGA
- a CDS encoding SDR family NAD(P)-dependent oxidoreductase — protein MTTFALVGAGPGLGLAAARRFGTAGHSVALLSRSAQHQDNLAAELARENVHARGFTADVLDPASLAAALREAADTLGTVEILQFSPVPRGDFMKPVLDTTAADLDDPLAFSVKGPLTCVNTVLPGMRELGRGTLLFVNGSSAVRPHPDRAGTSIAFAAESAYAAMLHTALAPENIHAAQLIVPGAISPDSATSSPEALAELLYGLHTDRKGFRHYAEPMPDPQASTP, from the coding sequence GTGACCACCTTCGCCCTCGTCGGCGCCGGCCCCGGCCTGGGTCTGGCTGCCGCCCGTCGCTTCGGCACAGCGGGCCACAGCGTCGCCCTCCTCTCGCGCAGCGCCCAGCACCAGGACAACCTGGCAGCCGAACTGGCGAGGGAGAACGTCCACGCCCGCGGCTTCACCGCCGACGTCCTCGACCCCGCCTCCCTCGCCGCTGCCCTGCGTGAAGCCGCGGACACGCTGGGCACCGTCGAGATCCTGCAGTTCAGCCCGGTGCCCCGGGGCGACTTCATGAAGCCGGTCCTGGACACCACCGCGGCCGACCTGGACGACCCGCTGGCCTTCTCCGTCAAAGGGCCACTCACCTGCGTGAACACGGTCCTGCCCGGCATGCGGGAGCTGGGCCGGGGCACGCTGCTGTTCGTCAACGGCTCCAGCGCGGTACGCCCGCACCCCGACCGGGCCGGCACCTCGATCGCGTTCGCCGCCGAGAGCGCCTACGCGGCGATGCTCCACACCGCGCTCGCACCGGAGAACATTCACGCCGCGCAGCTCATCGTCCCCGGCGCGATCAGCCCCGACTCCGCGACCTCCAGCCCCGAGGCGCTTGCCGAGCTGCTGTACGGCCTGCACACCGACCGCAAGGGTTTTCGCCACTACGCCGAGCCCATGCCCGACCCGCAGGCCAGCACCCCATGA